The Populus nigra chromosome 14, ddPopNigr1.1, whole genome shotgun sequence genome has a segment encoding these proteins:
- the LOC133672880 gene encoding protein WALLS ARE THIN 1-like, producing MAAPGTSASTKRMFAVSEGARLHIAMTIFQFGYAGNHVIMRAALNMGVSKLVFPIYRNIIALVLLVPFAYYIERKDRPTLTLSHLIQFFLLGFLGITLNQGFYLFGLDNTSPSFASATENAVPAVTFILATLLRLEQVHLNRRDGIAKVLGTLTSFIGASVITLYKGPTIYSQNPPSDQSDLMFALGDAKEKNWASGCICCFGHCLCWASWIVLQAVVLKKYPARFSVYSFTCFFSILQFLAIAGYFERDSQAWHVHSVGELFTIFYAGLVVSGIGFAIQIWVIQRGGPVFVSGYLPLQTMLVAVMASIALSEEFYLGGMIGAMLIIAGLYLVVWGKSEETKLATAKDAVMLSSDNSQARFPGKSSLVQPLLNSGE from the exons ATGGCAGCGCCTGGTACTTCTGCATCCACTAAGAGGATGTTTGCAGTGTCTGAAGGTGCCAGGCTGCACATAGCCATGACAATCTTTCAGTTTGGTTATGCAGGGAACCATGTGATCATGAGAGCTGCACTTAACATGGGTGTAAGCAAGCTTGTTTTCCCCATTTATAGGAATATTATTGCTCTGGTTCTGCTGGTTCCCTTCGCTTATTACATAGAGAG GAAAGACAGGCCAACACTAACCCTTTCTCATCTGATACAGTTCTTCCTCCTTGGATTTCTAGG GATAACACTCAATCAAGGATTCTACCTTTTTGGTTTGGACAACACCTCACCTTCATTTGCTTCTGCTACAGAGAACGCTGTGCCTGCTGTGACCTTTATCTTGGCCACCTTACTCAG ATTAGAGCAAGTTCACCTGAACCGTAGAGATGGCATAGCCAAGGTGCTTGGTACTCTAACTTCCTTCATTGGGGCTTCTGTCATAACTCTTTATAAGGGACCAACAATATATAGCCAAAATCCACCTTCAGACCAATCAGATTTGATGTTTGCATTAGGAGATGCCAAGGAAAAGAACTGGGCCTCGGGTTGTATCTGTTGTTTTGGCCATTGCCTATGTTGGGCGAGCTGGATTGTGTTACAGGCAGTTGTCTTGAAGAAGTACCCAGCTCGGTTTTCAGTTTATTCGTTTACTTGCTTCTTCAGTATCTTGCAATTTCTGGCAATTGCAGGCTATTTTGAGAGAGATTCCCAGGCATGGCATGTTCACTCCGTTGGTGAACTCTTCACCATTTTCTATGCG GGGTTGGTTGTCTCAGGGATTGGATTTGCCATACAAATATGGGTCATACAGAGAGGTGGACCGGTGTTTGTTTCAGGCTATCTGCCTCTACAGACCATGCTCGTAGCTGTAATGGCATCTATTGCTTTAAGTGAAGAATTCTACTTGGGAGG AATGATTGGAGCAATGCTAATTATAGCTGGGCTTTACCTAGTTGTTTGGGGAAAAAGCGAAGAGACCAAGCTTGCCACAGCAAAGGATGCGGTCATGTTATCATCTGACAACAGTCAGGCAAGATTTCCAGGCAAATCCTCTCTGGTCCAACCGTTACTTAACTCCGGGGAATAA